The window GATCAGCACATTGCCCGCCAGCCAGAACAACTGACCGAACAGCGGCACCCACTTCAGACTCTTCTTGCCGATACATACGGTGCGGCGGGGCACCACGTTACCGAACACAAACAGATCGTAGTTGGACTGGTGGTTGGCGATGATCACGCAGCTGTCGGGCTTATCCAGCAGCGGTCCGACCTCGGCCTTCACCCGCAAACGCAAAATGCACATCGCCGGCCATGCATAAAGGCGCGCGCACAATCGGCTGTTGTCCGGGTTGAACGGTCGGCACAGGCCGAGAATTACCCCAAGCACACCGGCCAGAATAAAGTGCAGGCCCATCAATAACATACGAAACACAAACAACATTTACAGGCCCCACCGGGACAAAAGGTGGCGCAGTGTACGGATGTGCACTGTTTTCGGCAATTGCCACTATAGAGGTAGGAGATAGGCGATGTTTGAGCGCATGTTTCCGACTTGTGGGTCAGATGCGATCTAGAGCGGTTGTCGGCTTTTCAACGGAGCACGTAAGAAAAAGCCCGACACGACGGTCGGGCTTTTCGGTGCGGCACGTTTGGGTTTAAACCGAAAAATCCTGATCCAGGATAATCGCGTTGTCCAGCCTCTCCAGCAGCGCCTTGCGCACTTTTAGCTTGGTGTTCTTGTGAGCGATCATGTTGATCTTCTTCAACTGACGAGCTGCCGCCAGCGCCGCGCCTTGCAGCTCTTCGGCCGATACCACCAGGTCAAAGAACCCGGCATCCACGGCACTTTGCGGATTAAACATCTCAGCGTTGATCACCGCGCGGTGGAACGCCGACTTGCGCAGACGATCACGCGCCAGCTCGATACCGGCGTGGTGCATGGTCATGCCGATCTGCACTTCGTTCAAACCAATGGTGAACGGGCCGTCGACACCAATGCGGTAATCCACCGACAACAGCAGGAACGCGCCCTTGGCCACCGCATGCCCAGGGCACGCGACGATCACCGGGAACGGGTGCGACAACAGACGACGAGCCAGGGTCGAACCGGCAGTCACCAGCGCCACGGCTTCTTTAGGGCCGGAGGTCATCACCTTCAAGTCATAACCGCCCGACAGCATCCCCGGCGTACCGGTAATGATCACCACCGCACGATCAGTCACCGCCTGATCCAGCGCAGCGTTAAACGCAGCAATCACGTCCGGAGAGATGGCATTGACCTTGCCATTGCTCAAGGTCAGGGTCGCGATACCGTCTTCGAGATGGTAGGAAATCAACTCACTCATGACGCTATTCCTTTCAATAAAGTAGCGCAGACGTTACCCACCGCCGCAGGCCAGGTAAAGCGCCATGACTGACCGCCCAGTCACCCTTTCCCCGCCCGGCAAGCGTGGCCCGCCACGCCAACCGCGCATTCCCCTCTATATAGAGGAAGTCGCGAAGCCGGAGATTGGCGGGTTTGCCATGGACTGGAACCTGCTCGAACGACTGAAACGCTAAGCGCATGAAAATTCTGCAAAAAAAGTTTGCCATCGGAAAAGCTTTCGACTACATTAGCGCGCCTCGACAGACAGAACTTGTTTGACGAGATACGGTGAAGTGTCCGAGTGGCTTAAGGAGCACGCCTGGAAAGTGTGTATACAAGAAATTGTATCGAGAGTTCGAATCTCTCCTTCACCGCCAAATTTGTAAAACACAAACCCCTGATTTTCCTAGAGAAAGTCGGGGGTTTGTGGTTTTTGGCGTCTAAAAAAAGCCCATATGGGACTGATATGGGACTGGCGCCCTGTTATGGTGCGTAAAGCAGGGGGAAAGGCAGATGGAGTCAAACTCCAGCTCTTGCGCCAGAAAGCTGTGCTGGGCCGGGTGAGCTAGGCTTGTCGCACCACTCATCAAGGATGACCGCCATGCTAGATAACTCAGACTGCAAGATTGCCGCTGCAGACGCTCTGACATTGCTCCTGCACAACCAACACGCCTTGGGCGCTGCGATAGAGGAGATCACTAAGTGGCTTTCAGAGAATGGTGTAGAGAATGTTGCTGTTAACGCAGCAGCGGCTATGGAAACTTTGGACACCAATGTGAAAGATGTTACAGCTGCGATTATGCGACTAAGGCAGTCCTAGGGAACTGCACCAGGCTCTGCCAATGCAAATAATTGGCCGCTGAGGCCGCTTCATACTCATGATGTATTTCTAACGCTTTCGCCAAAAACTCTTCCTGCCGATTCATAGGATCATCCTGCATCAGACAAGAAGTATTGATTCATTTGGCGATCTCAGCCAGCGAGAGAGTCGTCTTCAGAGTCTGCAACCTGAATCTTTGCGGTAGGTGCATTCATAAAGGCATCCCAGCTTTTATAGGCGTCGTGCTGCCTCCTGCTGGCAAAATCCCAGTCTGGACCCGATACACATTTGGATGTGACCAACGTCATCATTCCCATCGTAGCGGCGTCGAGCTCTAATAGGAGATCGTGTGATTTGATCCTGAAGTCTTCGATTGATGCCATCAGATTTGCCTCGGAGCGGAGTTCGCCGCCATTAAGAAACAACTGCCCATCGGGCGGTGGAGTGCGGAGGCGCGAGATAATTCATACCGTCTGACCGCTGGTCCGTGTTGCTCGAATACTTCCCCCTCCAGCCATGCCAAAAACTCGCTTTCACATTGCAGTGGTCAAAAGGCGCTTACACTGAACCGTCAACCCATAAGCACTTTGGAGAAGGAATCTCGCAAGTGAGCGTTCGTTTAGATGAACAATTGCCTGCAACCGGGCACGTAATCGTCATTGAGGACGATTCGGTGGTGCGGATGCTGTTTGAAGAAACTCTTGCTGAGCTTGGTTTTTCATCAGCAACTTTCGACAACGCTGCCTCAGCTTTGACCCACCTCCTGAGAATCAAAGGTGAGTGCATCTTGATCATCGCGGATCAGGGACTTCCGGGAGGAATCCAGGGATCTGAATTCATCCGCCTAGCAAAAGAACAATGGCCATTGATTCCGTCGATTCTCACTTCTGGCTATGTCGTCGAAGAACAGCTGATCCCGCCCTCGACGATTTTTCTGCATAAACCTTACACGCTCAATCAATTAGAAATGACCATCGTTGCTGTTCTCCAACAGCAACGTCCACTGGTGTAAAAGTGAGGGATGTTCCCATCACTTGCTCGATGACCGCTTTGGGGCCAGGCTGTGTGAAATCGTTTTAGAGCAGTTTTGACAGTCAGAACTGGAAGGAAAATCGCGCTCCTGCGCAAATTTCAGGCCTGCTGATTAACCAAACGCCAGCAGATTTTACGTAGCAACGCAGACTTCAAAACGGCGCATGCGTTTCACACAGCCTGAGTCGATTGCGGCCTTTGACGACAGGTAGATAGAACGCCTATTGATCGGACCGGGAATGCGTTACCTCTAACCGGATCAGCTTTCGCCAGAAAAGGAACCCCTGCCGGCTTGGCCAATGCGCTACGCTGGACTAGTCATTACGGTCCAATCACAAGGAGCAGGTATGCAGTTGCATGAAGCGGTTGAGTTGAAAGAAGCGTATTCGGTGAGCAACGCCAATACAGCGATTCAAGAAGGCTGGAAATTATTGGCCGTTGCCCCCGGCGCGAATGGCGTGACCTATGTCCTAGGCAAACCGAAGGAAGTCGCTCAAATGCTGCATAACAGCCCTCGGCATGACGCGCCGCGCAGGTAATCCCGTCAGGTGCGCATAACGCCACTTATGTTCAAAAGGCCCTCACACCTTGCCCAGGTGTGGGGGCCTTTTTGTTGCAGCGCGGAATCCACAAGCCCCTAGACTGGTTGACCAGAACCCCGGCGCCCACAGATACGAAAGGCAGTCGATGCAATTGGTCGTAATTGCCCTACTGCCCTGAAGCAGGGTGTCTATTATTAATAAGCAGAAATCAGTCACCCTGACTCTGAGGACGAAGTCATGATTTCCATGCTAGAGCTTCGCCATATCATTGAATGTGGATTTCTTCCTCTCTCATGCTCCTGCACTGCCAATCCCGATGGATCGCTCATGATCAAGGTGTTTGATCCGTCGTCCGGACAAGTTGAATTGTTGGTCACCGCCATTACGACGGAGACGCTCACGTCCAGTCGAGCGATTGCGGAGCTCATCGCGGAATTACGAGGTGAAATGCTCAATAGGCATACGACGATTGCGTAAGGACAAACAGAGTTTCACCCGCTCCGAAGCTACCGTCAGCTCAGGGGCGGGGTGTCTATCCAACGAGTTCATCGCTTTCGAGGGCCAAGATGACCGTGGAAAAATTCAATGAGGACCTGCTGAAGGCCCGTATGGAACTGAAGACCGCTATGACCGATGTCATGGATCTGGTCAACTCTAAAAAAACGTTCGGTGGTGAATGGAAAGCCGCAGTTGAGCGGGAGCGTAAAGCGCACGAGACGATGCGGTGCTTGCTTGACAGCCCTTTAGCTTCCCGAATAGATCTCCAACTGAAAAAGTGAGTGCATTTGAAGACTCGAGTAATGCGATGTGGACCCTATCGATGCGCCTGGGCAGTCCCTCGGCGCAGCTGGTGCCGGGGCGCTCCCGACATGAGCCGTTGCGCACCTGGGCAAGCTTGACGGCAGTGGGGCGCTTCGCCGAAACCGTGGACATCTCCGAATTCAGTGTGGAGTTGTGACTGGTGAAAGCTTCAATGCCATTTGCAACATCCCCACCACATCCGGTCCGTCCTCATTGATCCACGTCCCATAGTGCTGGCGGATCATATTCCCGTTGGTGTGTCCCATTTGTTCTGCAATCCAGTCGATCGACGCAACACCGGTGGTCAGCAACTGACTGGCGTATGTGTGCCGGCACTGGCCAGGCCCCCTATACCGAACCCCGGCCGCGAGCAAGTGAGCCTTGAAGAACCGGTCTCGGACCACGAAATCGTTGACGTGCGGTAGGCCGCTCTTGGTGTTCAAAAAAACAAAATGCAGCTTGTGTTGCCGTACCGTCTTGTTGTCCCGCTCGACGATATCAATGGTTTCCGCTTTCCTTTTTCGGTTGAGCGCATCGATCTTTTGCAGTGCGTCCCAGGCGGGTGCAAGTAGGCGGACCCTACGCGTCGATCGCCGGGTTTTCGTCACTCGGTAAGCCCCGCGCACCTTGGATCTGCGGAAGGTCACCGTGCCTTGCTCCAGGTCGACATCCTCCCAGGCGAGGGCGATGGTCTCGGATACCCGGGGCCCGGCCCACATCATGAACTGAACCATCAACAGCTCTTGCGTGCGGCTGGTCGGAGTTTCCAGGATCTGTTTGATTTCGGCCCGGGTGAACGGGTCCGGTGCCTCGGGATCTGGCAGGCGCACCATTAAGCCTTCGGTGGGGTCATGCGCAACTTTCATCCTGGTGCGGTACAGCCTGAACACCTGCCGCACGTTGCTGATGATGTCGCGGATGGTCTTGTTCTTGAGCGTTTTCGACAGGGTGCCCTGGATCCACTCCTGTAGGTCCAGGTGATCGATCTTATTGATCTGTACCTTCCCCCAGCGCGGCCGCACATGAACCTCTGCCTTGTTTGCATAGCCTCGATAGCTCGAGGCGGCCACGCTGTTGGCCTTGATCTTTAACCACAGGTCCAGGTAGTGACCGAAGGTGTTTTCGACCAGCTTGGCCGAGTTGGGGAAGTGCCGCGCGTAATCAAAGGTGCCGGTCTGGATCTCGTATTCGATGATGTCGACCAGGCGCCTTGCCTGGGCCACGATGGCCGGCGTATTGCCTCCCGGGATTGCTTCCCGGCACTTTTCCCCATTGTGTTGAAAATAGATTCTCACGGAATTACCGCGAGCTTCGACCCCACTCATGTAAACCCCTAACGCTGTGCTTGTGTATCGACAGTCTGACGATCGGAAACAAAAAGGCCCGTTTCCGGGCCAAGTATCTGGAAGCGCATCTTCTGGTGGACGCGGCTTATGGCTTGGGCTTGTGGTTGCGCAGATGGGCATTCAGCTGCTGGCGCCGCCGGCTGCATTTAAGATGGTTGCTCTGGGCGCGCCACTTGCCGCACTGGTCGCAAACGCTGGTGTAATCAATGTTCCAGGGAAAGCGCCGTACTGGTGTTACTGCAGGGTTATTAGACATTGCGCGATCCACCCCGGGTTGCGGGGTTGGCGAGCAGTTGGGTCACCACGGCGGCATCCGTTTCGCTCAGTTCACCCAGGGTGCTGGCCATCTGGCTGAGGCTTTCGAGGTGCGTTCGTGATTCAAGGGTTTTGTGCACCAGGTAGCCAATGACGGCCGCGCCGATGATCGCGGTGGCCACTAGGTGCCGCGCCGGTGTGGTAGCCTTCGAGCCGCTGCTGCTTTGGTTCTGTGCTTGCATGGTATAGCCCTCGGTGGTGGTTAGGTGTCGGGGAGGTGCAACTCCTCGGCACTGCTTCTTTTACGGTCAGTCCTTACGGGCCAGATGGATCACCAGGCCGTCAAAATCCGGCTCATGTTCAACACATGATTGCCATTCCAGAACCCTCAAAATCTGTTGCCCGCTGCAGTCGTCCACCAGGATTTCGCGCTGGCCACCTGCTGCCCGGACTTCCAGGATCTCCAGCAAGCCATCCTCCCCATAAGCACCTGCCTGGATGATCGGCGCACTTTGTCCTGTGAAGTCCAATCGGTCCTGCACTGATTGGAGCTTGCTAGTTTTGCCGTCGCCGGCATTGCCCATAAACACTTGAATCTGCATCGGTCTTGCTCTCCTTTACGCTTTGAATGTCCAGCACTTCACTGTCGTCGGCCGGGGTTGTGAACAGGGGTTGCGGTTGTTGAACGCGGCGCGTACGGCGCTATGCACGGCCTTGTTGCTATCCAGGAACTTGCGGGAACGGGACTCTTTGAGCAGATCGCGCAACGTGGCCACGTCGGCCAGCTTCTGTTTGTGTTCGGCGGCGCGCTCGCAGAATTCGTTGAGGTTGATGGCTATCACGGTCGGATCACTGCTGTGGTCAACTACCGGATCTTCACTCAAGGATTCGAGGTAGTCGTAGACCTCCCAAAACTCGGCAACGGCCGCATGGTCGGAGCTGATTGAGGCTTGGCGCTCGATGGCCATCCGTACGATCTGGCGCTGGGTGGCGGCGACTTGGGGATCACTCAGTTTCAGGACCAAGCGAAGGCCGTCCAGTAGCGAGAGCAATTGAGCGTGGTTCTTGCTAATGCGCTCCACACGGATGTAGCCGCGAAGGTCATAACCGCAACTGCTGCAGTTGCCCTGGTCGCTGTTGTAGGCCGTGCTGCAGGCAAAGCAATGGGTGTGCAGACGGCGCAGCTTCGCCTCGTGTTCGGGCATCCGCTGGGCGAACAGATCAAGCACCGCGGATTCTTTACCCACGGCACGCAACAGGAAGTGGCTGAGGGTGCCGCCCTCCAACGCGTTCAACTGATCCGCTGCAGCACGGCTTTCCGGTGTGACGATCGGGCGCACAAAGTGCAGTTTTACGATGCGCGTCATGATCGCTTCGTGGGCGACCACGGCCGCGTTCTGACTGATAGCGATCGTTCCCCTGAATGGGGGTTCGTACGTCTCGTTGCCGGCCGTCTTGACGCCTTTCGTAGCCAGAGTGCCGCCGCCATAGAAGTCTTTCAGCTCATCCCATTCAAAGGTTTTAGCGTGTGCCCGATCATCGCTGTGGCGATCGGCTTCTAGGAATACGACCGGCATGCCGGAGACTTGGCCCATCAGGCGAGAACGCCCGGCCTTGGTGGATTTCATAGGGTCGAATCCTTCATAACCTTCGCGGCCGAGTAGTTTCCACAGCAGGTTCAGCAGGGTAGTTTTGCCGGCGCCGGCCTCACCGGTGGCTTCCAGGAACGGAAATGACTGGTAGCGAGCCCGGATCTGTTCACAAAAAAGCGAACCGAAAAAGAACACCAAGGCAACGAAGCCTTGGGCGCCGAAGCAGGTCCACAACAGCTGCACCCACTTCTCGTCAAAGCCCTTTGCTTCGCGCTGCAGCTTGATGGGCACGCCTTTCTGCAGGGTTTTCAGGCGCAGCTTGCCGAACTCGAAATAGTCTTCGCTGTTGACCTTATAGGTGGTGCCGTCCTTGATCGCGATATCGCCGTAGACGTAGCAGACGTACTCCTTGCTGTAGCCCACGTAGTCGATCGTCGAAACGGTTTTGATGCCGAACAGTTGGTCTTTCATGAGCTTGTCGAGCTGCTGGCCACTGCCTGTAAACATGGCGCCTGCCGCCATGCCGAGCAGCCGCTTTTTGAATTCGCTCGCGGCCGACAGTTGGCCGCTGGTGAAGGTGTTTTTCACGCTTTCGGAGTCGTGAGGGAAGTCCACGCGCAGGTAGTACCAGGATTCGTCCGTTACCTCGTTGCGCTGGAAATACAAGGCTTGCGGGTAGCAGTTAGCAATTTCCACGACGCTGCCGGACTGCTGCAGCGCCTTTTCGCGCTGTTGTGCCTGATTGAGCAACTGGTCGTCGTGGTTTTCGCTGTCCTCGATGTCGGACATGGCCCGGTTGAATTTCTCCATGTCCAACTTGAACCAATACAGGCGGCTCCCAAAGCCCAGGTGAAATTCCCCACGCTTGTTCCAGTCGTACATGAGCAGGGCTTTTTCCGCAGCGCTCTCTGCCAGCAGCAAGGCTCCCTGGTGGCGGGCTTGTTTGAGGTCGGTAGCGATCTGTTCGGCACGCTTGGTGTCGTCCTGGATGAAGCTCCAGCGCTGATGGAGATCGTTCCAATCAGCCTTACGGCCATCGCGTTGCGGGATCTGCGCTGACTCACAGACGAAGCCCAGGGCACGGGCTTCGCGTACCCAGCGCCGGGTATACGCGTTGGCGCTCGGCTCGTTATCAAGCGCCCATACCAACTTGGGCAGCTTCCCTCCCTCGCGGGTTTTAACCAATGCCTTGAGCGAGTCCCCAGGAAACGCGTTAGACGACATGGCTGATACGGCCGCGATGTCGTTGTGCAGCAGGGCGATGGCGTCGAAGATCCCTTCAACGATCCAGATTTCCTTAGCTTCAAGAAGGTCGACGCAAGGCGGGCACCACCAGACGCCGCGATAACTGTCCTTGGATTTGAAGCGGGCCTTCATCTTGCCGAAACGATGCGGCTGATCGATCAGCCGTTCCCACCAGCCGCCTTTTTCCAAGGCAAAGCGCACAGTGGCGCTGCCGGCGTTGTGTTCAGCAGAGTAGAAACTTTCCTGAGTGAACCAACCCTGGATCAGCTCAAACCGAAAGCCTCGTGCGAACTCCAGGTAGGCACGCGCAGTGGCGTTGGGGTGCTGGTCTGTAGCCGGCGCACGCTTGCTCCAGTCTTCAAACAGATCGTCGTACAGCTCTTTAACGTGCAGGGTGTGGCCACATTTTTCAGGGCGACCACAGATCACCATCCATGGTGTATCGAACCGGGAATACAGCTCTTTCTTCTTGCACTTGGGGCAGGTGCCGCCGCGCATGTAGTCGGTGCCCGTGCGGTGCTTGAGTCCGAAGTCGGACTGGAGGCGTTGCAACACGTCGTGGCGAAGATCTTCTTTCATGGGGTTACTTCACTGCTTTGAGGCTGTGGGACAGGGCTGCCATAAGGCGTTTTTGCGCAGCCATCACCGGAATGTGGGCGAGAATTGCGCCGTGGCGCAGGCCGTCCGCAACAAGGCGGAACTGATCGGCATACCAGTGTTCGTTGAGGCTCAAGCGATACTGTTCACGCAGGTTGGCCAACAATGCTTCGGCCTCTGCGGGGGGCAGTTGAGTGGTGACAATTACGGCGTTTGCCATCGTTAAACCTCGATTTCGGGCGCAGCTCACCCAAACCCACGGAGGTGGGACAGGCGGTTTATTGGTTGGGAGTTACGGTGCGACTACGCGGAAACGACCGTTGTCCGGTGCGTTGAGAATGCGTTCGTAAATCAGACTGACCGGAACTGCCCAGGCATTGCCTGTGGCGGGGTCGATGATGACGGTGTGCGTCGACGTGCTGCTGACGATGTCCAGGCGCTGCCGATCTCGGACGGCGGACATATCGCTGCAGGCTAAATGCACCAGTTTTTCAGCTGTCTGTGTCAGCACGTCATAGTCGCTGACCAAGTGCTGCACGGCGCGGTCGAACAACTGTTGATCGTCGCCTAGGTGTTCGCAGTGGTGGCGTTCCAAGAACACAAGCGCTGCGGCTTTGAGTACGTCTTGATATTCCTGTCCTGCAGGCAACTGAGTCATTTGGATTTCCCCGCCTGCGACGCGTGCAGTTGGATGACGGCAAGAACCTCGGCGTGCCGGGCCGCCAGGTGCAAGGTGTCTGCATGGAGGATGGCTTCGGCCTCGGTGTCGTTGATGATTCCATCTTTCAGTGCCTCGGCAATGAGGTGGTCAACGGTGCCCTTTTTAG of the Pseudomonas frederiksbergensis genome contains:
- a CDS encoding crotonase/enoyl-CoA hydratase family protein, giving the protein MSELISYHLEDGIATLTLSNGKVNAISPDVIAAFNAALDQAVTDRAVVIITGTPGMLSGGYDLKVMTSGPKEAVALVTAGSTLARRLLSHPFPVIVACPGHAVAKGAFLLLSVDYRIGVDGPFTIGLNEVQIGMTMHHAGIELARDRLRKSAFHRAVINAEMFNPQSAVDAGFFDLVVSAEELQGAALAAARQLKKINMIAHKNTKLKVRKALLERLDNAIILDQDFSV
- a CDS encoding response regulator; the protein is MSVRLDEQLPATGHVIVIEDDSVVRMLFEETLAELGFSSATFDNAASALTHLLRIKGECILIIADQGLPGGIQGSEFIRLAKEQWPLIPSILTSGYVVEEQLIPPSTIFLHKPYTLNQLEMTIVAVLQQQRPLV
- a CDS encoding DUF1652 domain-containing protein, whose protein sequence is MISMLELRHIIECGFLPLSCSCTANPDGSLMIKVFDPSSGQVELLVTAITTETLTSSRAIAELIAELRGEMLNRHTTIA
- a CDS encoding site-specific integrase: MSGVEARGNSVRIYFQHNGEKCREAIPGGNTPAIVAQARRLVDIIEYEIQTGTFDYARHFPNSAKLVENTFGHYLDLWLKIKANSVAASSYRGYANKAEVHVRPRWGKVQINKIDHLDLQEWIQGTLSKTLKNKTIRDIISNVRQVFRLYRTRMKVAHDPTEGLMVRLPDPEAPDPFTRAEIKQILETPTSRTQELLMVQFMMWAGPRVSETIALAWEDVDLEQGTVTFRRSKVRGAYRVTKTRRSTRRVRLLAPAWDALQKIDALNRKRKAETIDIVERDNKTVRQHKLHFVFLNTKSGLPHVNDFVVRDRFFKAHLLAAGVRYRGPGQCRHTYASQLLTTGVASIDWIAEQMGHTNGNMIRQHYGTWINEDGPDVVGMLQMALKLSPVTTPH
- a CDS encoding toprim domain-containing protein gives rise to the protein MKEDLRHDVLQRLQSDFGLKHRTGTDYMRGGTCPKCKKKELYSRFDTPWMVICGRPEKCGHTLHVKELYDDLFEDWSKRAPATDQHPNATARAYLEFARGFRFELIQGWFTQESFYSAEHNAGSATVRFALEKGGWWERLIDQPHRFGKMKARFKSKDSYRGVWWCPPCVDLLEAKEIWIVEGIFDAIALLHNDIAAVSAMSSNAFPGDSLKALVKTREGGKLPKLVWALDNEPSANAYTRRWVREARALGFVCESAQIPQRDGRKADWNDLHQRWSFIQDDTKRAEQIATDLKQARHQGALLLAESAAEKALLMYDWNKRGEFHLGFGSRLYWFKLDMEKFNRAMSDIEDSENHDDQLLNQAQQREKALQQSGSVVEIANCYPQALYFQRNEVTDESWYYLRVDFPHDSESVKNTFTSGQLSAASEFKKRLLGMAAGAMFTGSGQQLDKLMKDQLFGIKTVSTIDYVGYSKEYVCYVYGDIAIKDGTTYKVNSEDYFEFGKLRLKTLQKGVPIKLQREAKGFDEKWVQLLWTCFGAQGFVALVFFFGSLFCEQIRARYQSFPFLEATGEAGAGKTTLLNLLWKLLGREGYEGFDPMKSTKAGRSRLMGQVSGMPVVFLEADRHSDDRAHAKTFEWDELKDFYGGGTLATKGVKTAGNETYEPPFRGTIAISQNAAVVAHEAIMTRIVKLHFVRPIVTPESRAAADQLNALEGGTLSHFLLRAVGKESAVLDLFAQRMPEHEAKLRRLHTHCFACSTAYNSDQGNCSSCGYDLRGYIRVERISKNHAQLLSLLDGLRLVLKLSDPQVAATQRQIVRMAIERQASISSDHAAVAEFWEVYDYLESLSEDPVVDHSSDPTVIAINLNEFCERAAEHKQKLADVATLRDLLKESRSRKFLDSNKAVHSAVRAAFNNRNPCSQPRPTTVKCWTFKA